The following are from one region of the Methanomassiliicoccales archaeon LGM-DZ1 genome:
- a CDS encoding peptidylprolyl isomerase — protein MATYVVLHTNMGDIKIQMHEDMPITTGNFVKLAKQGFYDGTIFHRVINDFMIQGGDPEGTGMGGPGYTIEDEFGHGHSNQPGYVSMANTGRPHTGGSQFFINTNDNGYLDKENPSTPYAHPVFGKVVEGMEVVLKIQKVPTDMNDRPLRDVVIEKAEVIED, from the coding sequence CAAGATCCAGATGCACGAGGACATGCCGATCACCACCGGCAACTTCGTGAAGCTCGCGAAACAGGGCTTCTACGACGGCACCATCTTCCACAGGGTCATAAACGACTTCATGATCCAGGGCGGGGACCCCGAGGGAACCGGCATGGGCGGCCCGGGATACACCATCGAGGATGAGTTCGGCCACGGGCATTCCAACCAGCCCGGGTACGTCTCCATGGCGAACACCGGCCGCCCCCACACCGGAGGGAGCCAGTTCTTCATCAACACCAACGACAACGGCTACCTGGACAAGGAGAACCCCAGCACCCCCTACGCCCACCCCGTCTTCGGGAAGGTCGTAGAGGGGATGGAGGTCGTCCTGAAGATCCAGAAAGTCCCCACCGACATGAACGACAGGCCCCTCAGGGACGTCGTCATCGAGAAGGCAGAGGTCATCGAGGACTGA